A genomic segment from Fundulus heteroclitus isolate FHET01 chromosome 6, MU-UCD_Fhet_4.1, whole genome shotgun sequence encodes:
- the tsen15 gene encoding tRNA-splicing endonuclease subunit Sen15, whose translation MSGASDGAEGSAEKAAPANWILQHPTYQQMQQLQVEDSEQIYTAFLVYMDLTEVRRWKEVSCVRSPELQVVLLEAREKDGAPAHTVLPLPVHRRLSHRSVRHVLDRGLPMLLCAVASDSTLVYQRMTDGLVTPDPPVGPFEDLGRRQHRKRRQQR comes from the exons ATGTCCGGAGCGTCAGACGGAGCGGAGGGATCAGCTGAGAAAGCTGCGCCCGCAAACTGGATCCTGCAGCATCCCACG TACCAACagatgcagcagctgcaggtggAGGACAGTGAGCAGATCTACACAGCCTTTCTGGTCTACATGGACCTTACTGAGG TGCGCCGGTGGAAGGAGGTGTCGTGTGTGAGAAGCCCGGAGCTGcaggtggttctgctggaggccaGGGAGAAGGACGGAGCTCCTGCTCACACCGTGCTGCCGCTGCCTGTCCACCGACGTCTGAGCCACAGGAG CGTCCGCCACGTGCTGGACCGGGGCCTCCCTATGCTGCTGTGTGCCGTGGCGTCCGACTCTACCCTGGTCTACCAGAGGATGACGGATGGGTTGGTGACCCCGGACCCCCCTGTAGGACCCTTCGAGGATCTGGGGCGGCGGCAGCACCGGAAGAGGCGACAGCAGCGCTGA